CCAGTCCGAACACCGCGGCGAGGGAGAGGAAGAAGGCCACCATGTATCCGGCGAAGCCGGCGCCGCCGTACATCCCGGCGGCCTTACCCGCCGTGGCGACCTCCTCGCGGATCTCGGCCTTGGCCAGCTCCACCTCCTGCCGGAACAGGAGCTGGGTGTCCGCGGTGACCTCGGTCAGCATCTGGCCGATCGAGCCGTCGTCCTCCCGCGTACGGGTACCGGCCGTGGGATCGGCGCGGCGCGATGTCAGCGCCATGTCACACCTCCCGCGGCTCGGTGCCGGTGCCGGCCGAGGGGTCCTGGCCCGTGGAGTCGGCGCGGCCGATCTTGACGAGCCGGCCGATGGCGAATCCCGCGAGCGCGGCTCCGCCCAGGAACGCGGCGGGACGCTGCCGGGCGAATCCCTGCACGTCCTCGATCAGGCCGTCGATGCCGCGCTCGTCGAGGTAGTCGGCGGCGCGGTGGCCCCGGTCGGCGGCCTGCGCCACCATGCCCCGGGCCGGCGAGTCGGCCGGGGCGTTGTCGGCGAGCCCGGCGAGGTCGTCGGCCCACTGGCGGACGGCGCCGACCGTGCGCCGCGCCTGGCTGCCGGCCTCGTCGGCCACCCGGCCCCTGAGGTCGTGGGCGGTGGTGCGCGCGTGGTCCCTGGCCTGGCCCGTGACGGATCTGGCCTGTTCCCTGGCGTCGCCGGCGAGCCCGCGGGCGGCCTGCCCGGCCTGCCCGGCCGTGGCCGACATCTCCTGCTGAGCACGCTGCGTGCTCTGGCTCATGGGTCTCTCCTTACCTCTGAGACGCCCTGCTCGGCCTCGGGTAACCGGCCCCTCCGGCATGAAACCCCGCATTCCTCGCATAACGCCGCTTGCGCCGCCCGGCACGGGGTAGGCGAGGGGAATGTCGGACGTCGTACTGGCCGGGATGTGGGGACTGGTGGCGGGGTCCGCGCTGCTGTTGGGCGCGGTCGTCGGGTACCGGGTGCGGGTGCCGCAGTGGCTCGTGGCCTCCGTGATGGCGTTCGGCGCCGGGGTGCTGATCTCCGCGGTGTCGTTCGAGCTGGTGGGTGAGGCGTACGAACAGGCCGGGCTGGGCCCGACGGTGGTCGGCACGGTCGGCGGCGCCGTCGCGTTCACGGCGGGCAACGCGTGGCTGGCGTACCGCGGCGCGCGGAACCGCAAACGCTCCGGCCGGGTGCGCTCCCAGCCGTCCGAGTCCCAGCGGGAGGGCTCGGGCCTGGCACTGGCGCTGGGCGCGCTGCTGGACGGCGTGCCCGAGTCGGCCGTGATCGGCGTCAGCCTGCTCGACGGGGGCGCGGTCAGCGTGGTGACGGTGGCCGCGGTCTTCATCAGCAACGTGCCCGAGGGGCTGTCCAGTTCGGCGGGCATGCGGGCGGCCGGGCGCCGCGAGGGGTACGTGTTCGGGGTCTGGGGCGCGATCGCCGCCGCGAGCACCGTCGCGGCGGTCCTGGGCTACGCGGTGGTCGGTGGCTTCCCCGAGGCCGTGATCGCCGGGGTCACGGCGGTCGCCGCGGGGGCGATCCTGGCGATGATCGCCGACACGATGATTCCGGAGGCTTTCGAGGAGGCGCATCTGGCCAGCGGGTTGGTCCTGGTCTGCGGTTTCCTCGTCTCGTTCGCCCTCTCCCACGCCTGAGTTCACGGCGCTCGCACATGCGCCGCCGAGGGGGCGACCGCAGAATAGGTGAATGCTCGTAGAGCAGAAAACGGGCGATTCCCCCGCGGCGGCGGACCGCGCCACCATCGGGGTGGTCCGCACGACCGTCCCGGCCCGCCTCGACCGGCCGCCGCGGTCCGGCTGGCACTGGCGGATCGTCATCGGCCCGGGCACGGTGTGGATCCTCGACGGGTTCGACGTCACCCTGGTCGGCACCATGGCGGAGCGGCTCGC
Above is a window of Streptomyces sp. NBC_01803 DNA encoding:
- a CDS encoding phage holin family protein, translating into MALTSRRADPTAGTRTREDDGSIGQMLTEVTADTQLLFRQEVELAKAEIREEVATAGKAAGMYGGAGFAGYMVAFFLSLAAVFGLANVMDGGWAALIVAGVWAALGAVLFVLGRSRMRSVSPQPRQTMETLKEDARWARHPTT
- a CDS encoding ZIP family metal transporter; protein product: MSDVVLAGMWGLVAGSALLLGAVVGYRVRVPQWLVASVMAFGAGVLISAVSFELVGEAYEQAGLGPTVVGTVGGAVAFTAGNAWLAYRGARNRKRSGRVRSQPSESQREGSGLALALGALLDGVPESAVIGVSLLDGGAVSVVTVAAVFISNVPEGLSSSAGMRAAGRREGYVFGVWGAIAAASTVAAVLGYAVVGGFPEAVIAGVTAVAAGAILAMIADTMIPEAFEEAHLASGLVLVCGFLVSFALSHA